A single region of the Aurantiacibacter sp. MUD11 genome encodes:
- a CDS encoding alpha/beta hydrolase family protein — MKLLRTALLTTALTLPLTPALAREMTPEDVARIEYTGTVAVSQDGNHVAYTRVHYPDVTRGEDNGSARQQLFLADGAMDVRAYLPENMSVSSIGFTPDGSMLTFLWTDEGDDRALWGIPVDGGSHRKLAGVEDAAVRSYAFSPDGSEVYLRVAAAPDEAREDEADAGFNSVVYEEEFQFNRIVVASVEGTTVDADPREIEVPGYVTSFQVAPSGEFAVFTSAPSPLIDDEYTSLRAHILNFATGETIEVETPGKLGDIEISPDGMHLSMIAGVDEHDPADTTLHLVDTSTGEYYALNAGAPEAAVDAEWMADGRLAVVVHVGVQSVLRFYDDNGEMLREYDPDGLILTSIEQGGNRLVVEANAPTHPNELFSFNGGNFTRWTDHNPWLAEIDFGEQRPFRFEATDGTEVEGVLILPVGGVPGGGAPTIFDVHGGPEAHESNGWVTGYSNPGQVAAGQGYAVFLPNYRGSTAYGTDFSKAHSGNYTDPEFRDLVDAKHWLVEMGIADPDRVGITGGSYGGYATAWSSTYNSEHFAAGVMFVGISNQISKTGTGDIPMEMFLVHARQWPWDDWQHFLEVSPIYYADRADTPLLIMHGDADTRVSPTQSVEMYRNIRIRRPDTPLRLVMFPGEGHGNSRAASRYEYNVRMMEWFDTYLMTGDRDAPLPPARPELNIED; from the coding sequence ATGAAGCTTTTGCGTACTGCCCTGCTTACCACGGCATTGACCCTCCCGCTGACGCCGGCGCTGGCCCGCGAGATGACGCCCGAGGACGTCGCCCGCATCGAATATACCGGCACCGTCGCCGTCTCGCAGGATGGCAATCATGTTGCCTACACCCGCGTCCACTATCCTGACGTGACGCGCGGCGAGGACAATGGCTCGGCGCGCCAGCAGTTGTTCCTGGCCGATGGCGCGATGGACGTGCGCGCCTACCTGCCCGAAAACATGAGCGTTTCTTCCATCGGCTTCACCCCCGATGGCTCCATGCTCACCTTCCTGTGGACCGACGAAGGCGACGACCGCGCGCTCTGGGGCATCCCGGTGGACGGTGGTTCGCATCGCAAGCTGGCCGGCGTGGAAGATGCCGCCGTACGATCCTACGCCTTCTCGCCCGACGGCAGCGAAGTCTACCTGCGCGTTGCCGCGGCGCCGGACGAGGCGCGCGAGGATGAGGCGGACGCCGGTTTCAACTCGGTGGTCTACGAGGAAGAATTCCAGTTCAACCGGATCGTCGTCGCCAGTGTCGAAGGCACGACTGTCGATGCCGATCCGCGCGAGATCGAGGTGCCTGGTTACGTCACCTCGTTCCAGGTGGCGCCGAGTGGCGAATTCGCCGTCTTCACCAGCGCGCCCTCGCCGCTGATCGACGACGAATACACCTCGCTTCGCGCCCACATCCTCAACTTCGCCACCGGCGAGACGATCGAGGTGGAAACGCCCGGCAAGCTGGGCGACATCGAGATCTCGCCCGACGGCATGCACCTGTCGATGATCGCCGGCGTGGACGAGCACGACCCGGCTGACACCACCCTGCACCTCGTCGACACCTCGACGGGCGAATACTACGCGCTCAACGCCGGTGCTCCCGAAGCTGCCGTCGATGCCGAATGGATGGCCGATGGTCGCCTCGCGGTCGTCGTCCACGTCGGCGTGCAGAGCGTGCTGCGCTTCTACGACGACAACGGCGAGATGCTGCGCGAATATGACCCCGACGGGCTGATCCTCACCAGCATCGAGCAGGGCGGCAACCGCCTGGTGGTGGAGGCGAACGCGCCGACGCACCCGAACGAGCTGTTCTCCTTCAACGGCGGCAATTTCACCCGCTGGACCGACCACAACCCGTGGCTGGCCGAGATCGACTTCGGCGAGCAGCGTCCGTTCCGCTTCGAGGCGACCGACGGCACCGAAGTCGAAGGCGTGCTGATTCTGCCCGTCGGCGGCGTGCCCGGCGGCGGCGCCCCGACCATCTTCGACGTGCACGGTGGCCCCGAAGCACATGAAAGCAACGGCTGGGTCACCGGCTATTCCAACCCCGGCCAGGTCGCTGCGGGCCAGGGCTATGCCGTGTTCCTGCCCAACTATCGCGGCTCCACCGCCTACGGTACCGACTTCTCCAAGGCGCACTCGGGCAACTACACCGATCCCGAATTCCGCGACCTGGTGGACGCCAAGCACTGGCTGGTGGAAATGGGCATCGCCGATCCCGATCGCGTGGGCATCACCGGCGGGTCCTACGGCGGTTATGCCACGGCCTGGTCCTCCACCTACAATTCGGAGCACTTCGCCGCGGGCGTGATGTTCGTCGGCATTTCCAACCAGATCAGCAAGACCGGCACCGGCGACATCCCCATGGAGATGTTCCTGGTTCATGCGCGGCAATGGCCGTGGGACGATTGGCAGCACTTCCTCGAAGTCAGCCCGATCTACTACGCCGACCGCGCCGATACCCCGCTGCTGATCATGCACGGCGATGCCGACACGCGCGTCAGCCCGACGCAGAGCGTGGAAATGTACCGCAACATCCGTATCCGTCGCCCGGACACGCCGCTGCGACTGGTGATGTTCCCGGGCGAAGGCCACGGCAACTCCCGCGCCGCATCGCGTTACGAATACAACGTGCGGATGATGGAGTGGTTCGACACCTACCTGATGACTGGCGACCGCGACGCTCCGCTGCCGCCGGCGCGTCCGGAACTGAACATCGAGGACTGA
- a CDS encoding SOS response-associated peptidase family protein — translation MLYRLDADAGAIGDTFGARVGDDPWTGGHVAPGSFAPVITIGREFIAGPMAAGQPKRMLPRLWGVPPPPSAPDAARPVLSVRNPDSPFWVGNLRNPEFRCLVPATAFMEWGSGTDREGKRIQHWFACTDQPLFAFAGVWKDSEVPGFALLTCEANAELKRVGRDTMPVILPPHSGAHELWLRASWDRANELLQPYSSSLMRELATSAATAVR, via the coding sequence ATGCTCTACCGCCTCGATGCCGATGCCGGGGCCATTGGCGACACATTCGGGGCGCGAGTCGGTGACGATCCCTGGACCGGTGGCCATGTCGCGCCAGGCAGCTTTGCTCCGGTCATTACCATTGGCCGGGAATTCATTGCCGGGCCGATGGCCGCAGGCCAGCCGAAACGGATGTTGCCGCGCCTGTGGGGCGTGCCCCCGCCGCCCTCCGCCCCCGATGCGGCGCGCCCGGTGCTGAGCGTGCGCAATCCAGACAGCCCGTTCTGGGTCGGCAATCTCCGCAATCCGGAATTCCGCTGCCTCGTGCCGGCTACGGCCTTCATGGAATGGGGCAGCGGGACCGATCGCGAGGGCAAGCGCATCCAGCACTGGTTCGCCTGCACGGACCAGCCGCTGTTCGCTTTCGCCGGCGTGTGGAAGGACAGCGAAGTGCCCGGCTTTGCCTTGCTGACCTGCGAGGCTAATGCCGAATTGAAGCGTGTGGGTCGCGACACCATGCCGGTGATCTTGCCGCCGCATTCGGGCGCGCATGAACTATGGCTACGCGCAAGTTGGGACCGGGCGAACGAGCTGCTCCAACCCTATTCATCGTCCCTGATGCGTGAACTGGCTACCAGCGCCGCGACGGCCGTCCGCTGA
- a CDS encoding AbgT family transporter — MTEFPKPAGNAAPAADMPKRNAFTRFLDGVEWLGNLLPHPVTLFALLAIGIVFVSGLFGWMGVAVTDPRPAGAPGVAEDGMIRAVSLMDGDGLRRIFTGLVDNFTGFAPLGVVLVAMLGVGVAEKSGLLSAAVRSLVLGAPPKLVTVAIVFAGIISNTASEVGYVVLIPLGGAIYYALGRHPLAGMAAAFAGVSGGYSANLLIGTIDPLLAGITQEAAQLIDPDYTVLATANWYFMFVSTFLIAAIGSLVSIYIVEPKLGPYDASKADPTILDDGMMQPLTDKERKGLRWAGVTLLAVLGLMALTLVPDWGVLRNAETGDRMDSPFFDGFVVWIFIFFVAIGYAYGRATGTMKTDRDVIDAMAAALSALGLYIVLVFFAAQFVAFFGWTNLGAITAVTGANFLVESGLTGPAVFFAFILICAVINLSLGSASAQWAVTAPIFVPMLMLIGYAPEAIQAAYRIGDSTTNIITPMMSYFGLILAWATRYQKDLGVGTLIAMMLPYTIFFITAWSVFFYLWTFVAGLPVGPGSPTYYTP, encoded by the coding sequence ATGACAGAATTTCCCAAGCCGGCTGGCAATGCCGCACCAGCAGCCGACATGCCGAAGCGCAATGCCTTCACCCGCTTCCTCGACGGCGTGGAGTGGCTCGGCAACCTGCTGCCGCACCCGGTGACGCTGTTCGCCTTGCTGGCCATCGGCATCGTGTTCGTGTCCGGCCTGTTCGGCTGGATGGGCGTGGCCGTCACCGATCCGCGCCCCGCTGGCGCTCCCGGTGTGGCAGAGGACGGCATGATCCGCGCGGTCAGCCTGATGGACGGCGACGGACTGCGCCGCATCTTCACCGGGCTGGTGGACAATTTCACCGGCTTCGCACCGCTGGGCGTGGTGCTGGTGGCCATGCTGGGCGTAGGCGTTGCGGAGAAGTCCGGCCTGCTCTCCGCTGCCGTGCGCTCGCTGGTACTGGGCGCCCCGCCCAAGCTGGTGACGGTGGCCATCGTGTTTGCCGGTATCATCTCCAACACCGCGAGCGAGGTGGGCTACGTGGTGCTGATCCCGCTGGGCGGCGCGATCTACTATGCGCTGGGGCGCCACCCGCTGGCGGGCATGGCCGCCGCCTTTGCCGGCGTTTCGGGCGGCTACAGCGCCAACCTGCTGATCGGCACGATCGACCCGCTGCTGGCGGGCATCACGCAGGAAGCCGCGCAGTTGATCGACCCGGACTATACCGTGCTGGCGACGGCCAACTGGTACTTCATGTTCGTCTCCACCTTCCTCATCGCGGCGATCGGTTCGCTGGTGTCGATCTACATCGTGGAACCCAAGCTTGGGCCCTACGATGCCAGCAAGGCCGACCCGACCATCCTCGACGACGGGATGATGCAGCCGCTGACAGACAAGGAACGCAAGGGGCTGCGCTGGGCCGGCGTGACCCTGCTGGCCGTGCTGGGGCTGATGGCCCTGACGCTGGTTCCCGACTGGGGCGTGCTGCGCAACGCGGAGACGGGCGACCGCATGGACTCCCCCTTCTTCGATGGTTTCGTGGTGTGGATCTTCATCTTCTTCGTCGCCATCGGTTACGCCTATGGCCGCGCCACTGGCACCATGAAGACCGATCGTGACGTGATCGACGCCATGGCCGCCGCACTATCGGCGCTGGGCCTCTACATCGTGCTGGTGTTCTTCGCGGCGCAGTTCGTGGCCTTCTTCGGCTGGACCAACCTTGGCGCCATCACCGCGGTGACTGGGGCCAATTTCCTCGTCGAAAGCGGGCTGACCGGACCGGCGGTATTCTTCGCCTTCATCCTGATCTGCGCGGTGATCAACCTCTCGCTCGGCTCGGCCAGCGCGCAATGGGCAGTAACCGCGCCCATCTTCGTGCCGATGCTGATGCTGATCGGCTATGCGCCCGAAGCGATCCAGGCGGCCTACCGCATCGGCGATTCCACCACCAACATCATCACCCCGATGATGAGCTACTTCGGCCTGATCCTGGCCTGGGCCACGCGCTACCAGAAGGACCTGGGCGTGGGCACGCTGATCGCGATGATGCTGCCCTACACCATCTTCTTCATCACGGCCTGGTCGGTGTTCTTCTATCTCTGGACCTTCGTTGCAGGGCTGCCGGTGGGTCCGGGATCGCCCACCTATTACACGCCCTGA
- a CDS encoding MBL fold metallo-hydrolase gives MTGTLAANWGKGTWLAVLATASLTAPEPAYAQDTCAYEIVVLGAGQDAGAPQIGNADDHGPRLLPSSLALIDRTEGKRYLFDASPAITEQLAVLDAVSPAGEGLGVDGVFLTHAHIGHYLGLAYFGREAAGASRIPVMAMPRMARFLRDNGPWSQLVELGNIRLRPMAHQRAHMLEGGLAVTPVQVPHRDEYSETVGFVITHPDIGSALYLPDIDYWPERFGENFLRSILPQVDRMFIDATFWDDNELPGRDMSEIPHPRVSDTMDLLDDLPPEERGKVHFIHYNHTNPIRDPASPESAEVEARGFHVARRGDRYCL, from the coding sequence ATGACGGGGACGCTGGCAGCGAATTGGGGCAAGGGCACGTGGCTGGCCGTCCTGGCGACGGCCAGCCTGACCGCGCCTGAACCTGCCTATGCGCAGGATACATGCGCCTACGAAATCGTCGTGCTGGGGGCGGGGCAGGACGCAGGCGCACCGCAAATCGGCAATGCCGACGACCACGGTCCCCGGCTGCTGCCGAGTTCGCTGGCGCTGATCGACCGGACCGAAGGCAAGCGCTACCTGTTCGATGCCAGCCCGGCGATAACCGAACAGCTGGCCGTTCTCGACGCAGTCTCGCCTGCGGGTGAGGGGCTCGGTGTGGACGGCGTTTTCCTTACCCATGCCCATATCGGGCACTATCTCGGCCTTGCCTATTTCGGACGGGAAGCGGCAGGGGCCAGTCGCATCCCGGTCATGGCCATGCCGCGCATGGCGCGTTTCCTGCGCGACAACGGCCCGTGGAGCCAGCTGGTGGAACTGGGCAATATTCGCCTCCGGCCGATGGCGCACCAGCGCGCGCACATGCTGGAGGGTGGCCTGGCGGTGACGCCGGTGCAGGTTCCGCATCGCGACGAATACTCCGAAACCGTCGGCTTCGTGATCACCCACCCGGACATCGGCAGCGCGCTCTATCTGCCCGACATCGATTACTGGCCCGAACGGTTCGGCGAGAATTTCCTGCGATCGATCCTGCCGCAGGTCGACCGGATGTTCATCGACGCGACCTTCTGGGACGACAACGAGCTGCCGGGGCGCGACATGTCGGAAATTCCGCATCCGCGCGTGAGCGACACGATGGACCTGCTGGACGACCTGCCGCCGGAGGAACGCGGCAAGGTCCATTTCATCCACTACAACCACACCAACCCGATCCGCGATCCCGCCTCACCCGAAAGCGCGGAGGTGGAGGCACGCGGTTTCCATGTCGCGCGGCGCGGCGACCGGTACTGTCTCTAA